In the genome of Rhodoplanes sp. Z2-YC6860, one region contains:
- a CDS encoding carbohydrate porin has protein sequence MPLGVGEAEEQSTPPASSAAPFTSPDASKPTSRPADNKQHQTLAAERKPITERPPSEKPEPQTGQAKSAAKKDKEQEHEPLDPDTGSSTLTHDTLGILPNPWTDKGVKFALSYVADTLGNVSGGIRRQLTYEGRLNGAIDLDLARIFGWEGLSFHANVFQIHGRGLSRNDIGNLMPVSSIEALATTRLYEAWLEQRWAGERYSLRAGQLAADAEFFTTRYSDPFINASYGWPAILAVNLPSGAPSPPLSSVGARFKAVITDSITSLSAVFNGDPAGPSPDDPQSRDRYGLNFRVNDPPLFLQEFQYAWNQAKDAKGLPGTFKLGGWYHAGMFADQRFAANGVSQTAPGALSDPAQLRSNYGVYGTVEQLVKRFSSDDDARGIGAFIRVSTTPSDRNLVDFYADTGISIIGLDNERPHDKIGFGFAYARVSNRARDLDRDNEALGAVDRPVRDYEGLLDVSYLAEVKTGWTVLPNFQYVIHPGGRYVFDNGVTKPVSNTAVFGMRSVLKF, from the coding sequence ATGCCTTTGGGCGTTGGTGAGGCCGAGGAACAATCAACGCCTCCAGCAAGCTCGGCTGCGCCGTTTACGTCCCCTGACGCATCAAAGCCGACCTCCCGCCCGGCAGACAACAAGCAACATCAAACCCTTGCTGCTGAGCGAAAGCCGATCACGGAGCGACCGCCTTCGGAGAAACCCGAGCCGCAAACTGGCCAAGCTAAATCTGCAGCGAAGAAAGATAAGGAGCAAGAGCACGAGCCGCTTGATCCAGACACGGGATCCAGCACTCTAACCCACGATACCCTCGGAATCTTGCCGAATCCTTGGACCGACAAAGGCGTCAAATTCGCGCTGAGCTACGTGGCCGATACCTTGGGGAACGTGTCGGGCGGCATCCGCCGCCAGCTCACCTACGAGGGACGTCTCAACGGCGCGATTGACCTCGATCTCGCGCGCATCTTCGGGTGGGAGGGCCTTAGTTTCCACGCCAACGTCTTTCAGATTCACGGACGCGGGCTTTCCCGCAACGATATCGGCAATCTGATGCCCGTCAGCAGCATCGAGGCGCTGGCGACGACACGGCTTTACGAGGCGTGGCTCGAACAGCGTTGGGCAGGCGAGAGGTATTCGTTGCGTGCAGGACAGCTCGCGGCCGATGCTGAGTTTTTCACGACGCGTTATAGCGACCCCTTCATCAACGCGAGTTATGGCTGGCCGGCAATCCTTGCGGTCAACCTGCCAAGTGGAGCGCCCTCGCCGCCGCTCTCTTCGGTCGGTGCGCGCTTCAAGGCCGTAATCACCGACAGCATTACGAGCCTGTCGGCTGTGTTCAACGGCGATCCAGCCGGACCTAGTCCTGACGATCCGCAGTCGCGCGACCGCTATGGTCTGAACTTCCGCGTCAATGATCCGCCGCTCTTCCTCCAGGAATTCCAATACGCCTGGAACCAGGCCAAGGACGCCAAAGGACTTCCCGGTACGTTCAAGCTCGGCGGCTGGTATCACGCCGGGATGTTCGCCGACCAACGTTTCGCCGCCAATGGCGTCTCGCAGACCGCTCCCGGAGCTTTGTCGGACCCTGCCCAGCTTCGTTCCAACTACGGCGTTTACGGCACGGTCGAGCAATTGGTGAAGCGGTTCTCCAGTGACGATGACGCGCGCGGCATCGGGGCCTTCATCCGCGTCTCCACCACACCGAGCGATCGCAACCTCGTCGACTTCTACGCCGACACCGGCATCAGCATCATCGGCCTCGACAACGAACGTCCCCACGACAAGATCGGGTTTGGATTTGCCTATGCGCGCGTCTCCAACCGGGCGCGCGATCTTGACCGAGACAACGAGGCGTTAGGTGCGGTGGACCGCCCCGTGCGGGATTACGAAGGACTCCTAGATGTGAGTTATCTCGCGGAGGTTAAGACAGGCTGGACCGTGCTGCCGAACTTCCAATACGTCATTCATCCGGGCGGGCGTTATGTCTTCGACAACGGCGTTACTAAGCCAGTTAGCAACACCGCGGTCTTCGGGATGCGCAGTGTCCTGAAATTCTGA
- a CDS encoding YdcF family protein: MMRIARLLLDLFGVLALLSSILAVVLFFSIAGWLQYQDEPLAADYIVPLAGDGARLIKAAELFGAGLAPVILLSNELQPRSSEADGEGFPARDGRVAILNSLGVPKQRISHYGSNLLSTTEEAEALGAHLAKRKATVLLVTSPYQARRAKLIFERELPDVRCIVVWPLKDELQPSWWRDKNSAVLVVTEVAKVIFYFSGGVFRGAEVATAIAQPQTGQALQRSNLEF; the protein is encoded by the coding sequence ATGATGCGGATCGCGCGACTTCTGTTGGATTTGTTTGGCGTCTTAGCGCTGCTCTCGTCGATCCTTGCGGTCGTGCTCTTTTTTTCCATTGCAGGCTGGCTTCAATATCAAGATGAGCCACTAGCTGCCGATTATATCGTGCCTCTAGCAGGTGATGGTGCGCGTCTCATCAAGGCAGCTGAGCTGTTTGGAGCTGGGCTCGCGCCAGTGATCCTACTCAGCAACGAGCTGCAGCCGCGTTCGTCTGAGGCCGATGGAGAAGGTTTTCCTGCGCGCGACGGTCGCGTAGCCATACTTAATTCGCTGGGGGTGCCGAAACAGCGCATCTCACATTATGGCTCCAACTTACTATCAACCACTGAGGAGGCCGAAGCGCTAGGCGCACACCTAGCAAAACGGAAGGCAACAGTTTTGCTTGTAACTTCTCCGTACCAAGCGCGCCGAGCAAAACTCATATTTGAACGCGAACTGCCCGACGTCCGCTGTATTGTCGTATGGCCCCTTAAAGATGAGCTTCAGCCCAGTTGGTGGCGGGACAAGAATTCCGCCGTCCTGGTCGTCACCGAAGTCGCCAAGGTTATCTTCTATTTTAGTGGCGGGGTCTTTCGGGGCGCCGAGGTTGCAACGGCCATCGCGCAACCTCAAACTGGTCAGGCTCTACAACGCAGCAATTTGGAGTTCTGA
- the rcsF gene encoding Rcs stress response system protein RcsF — MRLVFAALTGLALSSCASTNSENGPPADWRSNMRIYRANETPRAARILGQLTATSCKSNPWEREPTDEDATRKLQVDARGMGGDAVGNVTCVIGSALTTKCLSSIVCRGTAIRLDDK; from the coding sequence ATGCGACTGGTATTCGCTGCTCTCACCGGCCTCGCTTTGTCGTCTTGCGCTAGCACGAATTCTGAAAATGGGCCGCCGGCCGATTGGCGATCCAATATGCGGATCTATCGTGCGAATGAAACGCCGCGCGCTGCACGAATTCTAGGCCAGCTCACCGCTACATCATGTAAAAGCAATCCCTGGGAGCGTGAACCGACCGACGAGGACGCCACACGGAAGCTCCAAGTTGATGCCCGTGGCATGGGTGGGGATGCAGTGGGAAACGTCACCTGCGTGATTGGCAGCGCACTTACAACCAAATGCTTGTCTTCGATTGTTTGTCGCGGAACAGCCATTCGATTGGACGATAAGTAG
- a CDS encoding polyhydroxyalkanoic acid system family protein yields MTKPLVVCIPHRLGKDKAIDRLKGGLDRAARDFKQFITIEQQVWTGSSLTFHIRAIGQFASGNLQVFDNFVRLEVTLPWLLAKVAERFAPALEQQGKLMLEHK; encoded by the coding sequence ATGACAAAGCCGCTCGTGGTTTGCATTCCTCATCGTCTTGGAAAGGATAAAGCCATCGACCGACTTAAAGGGGGCCTTGATCGCGCGGCGCGGGACTTCAAGCAGTTCATTACGATCGAACAACAGGTGTGGACCGGCAGCTCCCTGACATTCCACATCCGCGCCATCGGCCAGTTCGCCTCCGGCAACCTCCAAGTCTTTGACAACTTCGTGCGCCTCGAAGTCACACTGCCATGGTTGCTCGCGAAGGTGGCTGAGCGCTTTGCCCCGGCGCTTGAGCAGCAGGGTAAGTTGATGCTGGAACACAAGTGA
- a CDS encoding MerR family transcriptional regulator yields the protein MDWTIGEISRLSGVSIETVRYWEREGLVPRPPRTTSGRRVYAPSDLKTLKFIRNSRDLGFSLEAIRDLLALRGPDNSCADVKAIAQKHLEHVRTQMARITKVESVLADAVARCPGGKTVDCTLLEILEA from the coding sequence ATGGACTGGACAATCGGTGAAATATCCCGGCTTTCTGGGGTTTCCATCGAAACGGTCAGGTATTGGGAGCGCGAAGGCCTGGTACCGCGTCCCCCGAGGACGACTAGCGGGCGGAGGGTTTACGCCCCGTCCGATCTGAAGACCCTCAAGTTCATCCGCAATTCGCGTGACCTGGGATTCTCGCTTGAAGCAATCCGCGATCTACTTGCACTTCGCGGCCCTGATAACTCGTGCGCAGATGTCAAAGCCATCGCACAGAAGCACCTTGAACACGTGAGAACGCAGATGGCGCGGATAACCAAAGTCGAGAGCGTCCTTGCAGATGCGGTGGCGAGATGTCCTGGAGGAAAGACGGTTGATTGCACGTTGCTAGAAATTCTGGAGGCATGA
- a CDS encoding cold-shock protein, protein MGRYKDYQRDSRRGVFEDDQPAPISVSGSRFGRERVSVSQTPAVEAVVKWFQAEKGYGFVSVEGGAEAFMHVRQLEAAGHRSVSEGDKVKVRIAQGQKGSEVTEVVEVLGSSAVGTAVEPPRIGSSTGNESIGTVKLYKADKGFGFIEQDGGGKDVFVRAKALARAGLSGVVAGQRVRMQIGHGPKGLEALSLVLLD, encoded by the coding sequence ATGGGCCGTTACAAAGATTACCAACGCGACTCGCGGCGGGGCGTTTTCGAAGATGATCAACCGGCCCCCATATCCGTCTCCGGTAGCCGGTTTGGCCGTGAGAGAGTGAGCGTTTCACAAACACCCGCGGTCGAAGCGGTTGTTAAGTGGTTCCAAGCGGAGAAGGGTTACGGCTTTGTCAGCGTAGAAGGGGGAGCTGAAGCTTTTATGCACGTACGCCAATTGGAGGCCGCGGGCCACCGGAGTGTCTCTGAGGGCGATAAGGTCAAGGTCCGAATTGCGCAGGGCCAGAAGGGCTCTGAGGTTACCGAGGTCGTTGAGGTGCTAGGATCGTCTGCGGTAGGTACTGCAGTTGAGCCGCCCCGCATCGGTTCTTCGACGGGCAATGAAAGCATTGGAACCGTGAAATTGTATAAAGCCGACAAGGGGTTTGGCTTTATCGAACAGGATGGTGGAGGAAAAGATGTCTTCGTCCGCGCCAAAGCACTGGCACGTGCGGGTTTAAGCGGAGTCGTTGCGGGCCAGCGGGTGCGGATGCAAATCGGCCACGGCCCGAAGGGACTAGAGGCTCTCTCCCTTGTGCTCTTAGACTAG
- a CDS encoding YciE/YciF ferroxidase family protein: MGLFTKDIKNMDDLFVHTLRDIYYAENQIVKALPDMIEQAGDPALRQGFESHLAETKGQVRRLDEVFRLLGKEPSGVDCPAIDGIIDETEDVTGEVDDPRVLDAALIAAAQAVEHYEITRYGTLIAWAKQLGRSDCAALFQQNLDEEKATDKKLTTLAESNINRKAA; the protein is encoded by the coding sequence ATGGGCCTCTTCACAAAGGACATCAAGAACATGGATGACCTGTTCGTGCACACGCTGCGCGACATCTACTACGCTGAAAATCAGATTGTGAAAGCGCTACCGGACATGATCGAGCAAGCCGGCGATCCGGCGCTGCGCCAGGGCTTCGAGAGCCATCTCGCAGAGACCAAGGGTCAGGTGCGGCGATTGGACGAGGTGTTCCGTCTCCTTGGCAAGGAGCCATCAGGCGTCGATTGTCCTGCGATCGATGGAATCATCGACGAGACCGAAGACGTCACCGGCGAGGTCGACGATCCGCGCGTGCTCGATGCGGCCCTGATAGCAGCCGCGCAAGCAGTCGAGCACTACGAGATTACGCGCTACGGCACTCTCATCGCCTGGGCCAAGCAACTCGGCCGCAGCGATTGCGCCGCTCTGTTCCAGCAGAACCTCGATGAGGAGAAAGCCACTGATAAGAAGCTGACTACGCTCGCGGAGAGCAACATCAACCGCAAGGCAGCGTAG
- a CDS encoding AI-2E family transporter encodes MTRKAQHVAASRLKATEAAQPLPIHPATRKAARAVFALLLLAASIWTAFHFLPALIWSVMLAISLWPLYIKVARWMSHGPSNLSALLFTLLVTLIIVFPLSLTLYQLAEQSGVLSDLIKRAHDTGINVPEWVDHLPIAATQIAQWWRENLAKPESAAAWLQSLNVDSANSFLTAFGSQLIQRLFLLFMSLMVLFVLLRHGEGIARHFLVTADRILGEPGEQLVEKSVVAIRGTMNGTVIVATAEGLLIGVGYILAGVSNPTLFTVLTIAFAMLPFGAWAVFSVAAATLLFTGGSGAAAAALFGWGVIVMLCGDHFVWPTLVGGAARLPFLYAFIGVFGGLASFGLMGLFVGPVIMALLLTVWREWVLRSSKINAGADSDT; translated from the coding sequence ATGACACGAAAGGCGCAACACGTTGCCGCGAGCCGATTAAAGGCCACAGAGGCGGCTCAGCCTCTCCCGATACATCCTGCAACGCGAAAAGCCGCCAGAGCGGTGTTCGCGCTTTTGCTGCTAGCCGCCTCCATCTGGACCGCGTTTCACTTCCTGCCCGCGTTGATTTGGTCAGTAATGCTCGCGATTTCTCTGTGGCCACTTTACATCAAGGTGGCCCGGTGGATGTCGCACGGTCCGTCGAACCTCAGCGCGTTGCTGTTCACCCTTCTCGTCACGTTGATTATTGTTTTTCCGCTGTCTCTGACCCTGTATCAGCTGGCTGAGCAGAGCGGTGTTCTGAGCGACCTTATTAAGCGCGCTCACGATACTGGGATAAATGTCCCGGAATGGGTCGATCACCTGCCGATTGCAGCGACGCAGATCGCGCAATGGTGGCGAGAGAATTTGGCCAAACCCGAATCCGCCGCAGCCTGGCTGCAAAGCTTGAACGTTGACAGCGCTAACAGCTTTCTTACGGCATTTGGCAGTCAATTGATTCAACGCCTGTTCTTGCTCTTCATGTCTTTGATGGTGCTGTTCGTGCTGCTGCGGCATGGCGAAGGGATAGCTCGCCATTTCTTAGTGACGGCGGATCGCATTCTTGGAGAACCTGGAGAGCAACTGGTCGAGAAGTCTGTCGTCGCAATTCGAGGCACAATGAACGGTACCGTGATCGTTGCGACTGCCGAAGGCTTACTCATTGGCGTTGGCTACATTTTAGCAGGCGTTTCAAACCCCACCCTGTTCACCGTCCTTACGATAGCGTTCGCGATGCTCCCGTTCGGCGCATGGGCGGTGTTTTCAGTCGCCGCCGCAACACTTCTTTTTACCGGCGGTAGCGGGGCAGCCGCCGCTGCCTTATTCGGCTGGGGTGTCATTGTGATGCTTTGCGGAGATCATTTTGTCTGGCCAACGCTTGTCGGCGGCGCGGCACGGCTACCATTTCTGTATGCGTTCATCGGTGTCTTCGGTGGTCTCGCCAGCTTCGGTCTGATGGGTTTGTTTGTCGGTCCGGTCATCATGGCATTGCTGCTCACCGTGTGGCGTGAATGGGTACTAAGGAGCAGCAAAATAAACGCCGGCGCCGACAGTGACACTTGA
- a CDS encoding competence protein CoiA — protein sequence MKFAIIQEQRREAQPGLSGTCPSCKAEVIAKCGSLRVWHWAHRGVRVCDPWWEPETEWHRSWKNEFPADWQEVVHFAQSGEKHIADVKTQSGMIIEFQHSFLKMEEREARELFYRKMVWVVDGRRRKRDVEQLLKCIGRCVWDQPPFILHVTNHAECALLRDWNSSSMPVYFDLGVRQEDGRPIFWRRDPISRNGRTYLTPVSRESFLKVHREGLDAEQQFSEGVSVIVDSLRQNARRAQSQQPPRVQRYFMNSRQGRRF from the coding sequence ATGAAGTTCGCCATCATTCAAGAGCAAAGACGCGAGGCTCAGCCGGGACTATCTGGCACCTGTCCCTCTTGCAAGGCAGAGGTCATAGCCAAATGCGGCTCTCTCAGAGTCTGGCATTGGGCACATCGGGGCGTTCGTGTCTGCGACCCGTGGTGGGAACCGGAAACAGAGTGGCACAGGTCTTGGAAGAATGAATTTCCGGCCGATTGGCAAGAAGTCGTTCATTTTGCGCAGAGCGGCGAAAAGCACATTGCGGACGTGAAGACGCAAAGCGGTATGATCATCGAGTTTCAGCACTCGTTTCTCAAGATGGAAGAACGAGAGGCGCGAGAATTGTTCTATCGCAAGATGGTCTGGGTCGTTGACGGACGCAGGCGCAAGCGCGATGTCGAGCAACTATTGAAGTGTATCGGGCGATGCGTGTGGGATCAGCCACCTTTCATCCTCCATGTTACCAACCACGCCGAATGCGCGTTATTGCGCGATTGGAACTCGAGTTCGATGCCCGTCTATTTCGATCTGGGCGTCCGGCAGGAAGATGGCAGGCCGATTTTCTGGCGGCGCGATCCCATCAGCCGAAACGGCAGAACGTATTTGACGCCGGTCTCGCGCGAGTCATTCTTGAAGGTGCATCGTGAAGGCCTCGACGCCGAGCAGCAATTCTCGGAAGGCGTGAGCGTGATTGTGGATAGCCTCAGGCAGAATGCGCGACGCGCACAATCCCAGCAACCGCCTCGGGTCCAGCGGTACTTTATGAATAGTCGGCAGGGCCGACGCTTCTAA
- a CDS encoding RES family NAD+ phosphorylase, with protein MKSKHFSANTMEERQDIFQEYFDRDLEHYFDSRISCCEHCYDEFCREWPGTAARDENFQRSGIEISYFLEQSRIQEAFYPEEIELFSKKLECPNCAAALDGVFYIFEHKFLVDEFHLSSIADLASKSPFLLLSHPFAAKVFDVIKRRFETADSLQAKSIWYRGRMAKDVPASPSLSDFGPPPATKVAEGRYNHAGHAMLYLADSANTVKGEMRASQPISVATIELDLTCKVLDLTICDDIDGDDDEVIQCLARSALCAAPRKSDGWDRPEYVFTRFVADCARHAGFGAVRYGSVQDHEGVNVVLLEPPSDISAIARLITTHTIPV; from the coding sequence GTGAAGAGCAAGCATTTCTCAGCCAATACGATGGAAGAGCGTCAGGACATCTTCCAGGAGTATTTTGATCGCGACCTCGAACATTATTTCGATTCGAGAATTTCGTGTTGCGAGCATTGCTACGACGAGTTCTGTCGCGAATGGCCGGGCACGGCAGCGCGCGATGAAAATTTTCAGCGTTCAGGGATCGAGATTTCATACTTTCTGGAGCAGAGTCGTATTCAAGAAGCGTTCTATCCTGAGGAAATCGAACTCTTCTCGAAGAAGCTGGAGTGCCCGAACTGCGCCGCCGCCCTCGATGGCGTGTTCTACATATTCGAACACAAGTTCCTCGTCGATGAGTTTCACTTAAGCTCCATCGCGGACCTCGCCAGCAAATCGCCGTTTCTCCTCTTGAGCCATCCCTTCGCAGCGAAGGTTTTTGACGTCATCAAGCGGCGATTTGAGACGGCGGACAGCCTGCAAGCAAAATCGATCTGGTATCGCGGCCGGATGGCGAAAGACGTTCCTGCAAGTCCATCTCTTTCTGACTTCGGGCCTCCGCCCGCAACCAAAGTCGCCGAAGGCCGATACAATCACGCGGGCCACGCGATGCTGTATCTCGCGGATTCAGCTAACACCGTGAAAGGAGAAATGCGCGCATCGCAACCTATATCGGTCGCCACGATAGAGCTGGACCTCACGTGCAAAGTTCTTGACCTTACGATCTGCGACGATATCGATGGCGATGATGACGAGGTCATACAGTGTCTGGCGCGATCCGCGCTCTGCGCTGCGCCGCGAAAGTCAGATGGTTGGGATCGGCCTGAATACGTGTTCACGAGGTTCGTGGCCGACTGCGCGCGGCACGCAGGCTTCGGAGCCGTCCGATACGGGTCCGTGCAGGACCATGAAGGCGTGAATGTCGTTCTGCTCGAACCGCCGTCCGACATCAGCGCAATCGCGCGGCTGATAACAACGCATACTATTCCTGTTTAG
- a CDS encoding gamma-glutamylcyclotransferase, with translation MSFWVFAYGSLMADGWEQLHACKFRSAAVLQGHARSFDKASTESRGTKQHPAPTLRLVASKADCHGVAFEFDDEKRDAVLADLLKREGKTFPLREKAILLKDGRNVTALVPMYEGKQIITGKSLRELAEMAIIAKGIRGGGVDYVRDIARHLNSVGIEDPVISDFLNEIENCLKGNEGRPSKSAMRPL, from the coding sequence GTGAGTTTCTGGGTCTTCGCATACGGATCGCTGATGGCGGATGGCTGGGAACAACTCCACGCCTGCAAATTCCGCAGCGCGGCGGTGTTGCAAGGGCACGCACGATCCTTTGACAAGGCGTCCACCGAAAGCCGGGGGACGAAACAGCATCCCGCTCCAACGCTGCGGCTCGTCGCCTCCAAGGCCGACTGTCATGGCGTCGCTTTCGAGTTCGACGATGAAAAACGCGATGCCGTGTTGGCTGACCTGCTGAAACGCGAAGGAAAAACGTTTCCGCTGCGCGAGAAAGCGATCCTTCTGAAGGACGGCAGAAACGTCACCGCGCTTGTGCCGATGTATGAAGGAAAACAAATCATCACAGGTAAGTCGCTGAGAGAGCTAGCGGAGATGGCAATTATTGCCAAGGGCATACGCGGCGGCGGCGTCGATTACGTCCGCGACATTGCAAGACACCTGAACTCCGTCGGCATCGAAGACCCGGTCATCTCGGATTTTCTCAACGAGATTGAAAACTGCCTGAAGGGAAACGAAGGACGGCCATCGAAGTCCGCCATGAGGCCATTGTGA
- a CDS encoding Fic family protein, whose protein sequence is MTWNWEQADWPNFSYKSEALAQLEQQFLLQSGEFVGACKHIGPDDQETLKIDLISEEAVKTSEIEGEILNRDSVQSSLRHQLGLGAEQPGVDPAERGISEMMVDLYRNFGRTLDDATLFAWHKMLLSGDKKINVIGGYRKHEDPMQVISGPDYKRTVHFEAPPSSRMTKEMTRFNAWFNDTAPNGKTPLPALTRAGIAHLYFVCIHPFEDGNGRIGRALAEKSLAQNLNQPSLIALAYTIERKRKDYYAALERNNKELEITAWLTYFANTILEAQRNTIARVDFFVGKARFYEKFRDQLNERQDKVIARMFKEGIDGFKGGLSAENYITISKASRATATRDLQDLVEKGALTKTGELRHTRYFLNLADKGAS, encoded by the coding sequence ATGACTTGGAATTGGGAACAGGCCGACTGGCCGAATTTCTCATATAAATCAGAGGCTTTGGCCCAACTGGAGCAACAATTCCTGCTTCAGTCAGGCGAGTTCGTCGGGGCCTGCAAACATATAGGACCGGACGATCAGGAAACCCTCAAGATCGATCTCATCAGTGAGGAAGCGGTCAAGACCTCCGAGATTGAAGGCGAGATTCTGAACCGGGACAGCGTGCAATCGTCGCTACGTCATCAGCTCGGTCTTGGCGCAGAACAACCCGGCGTCGATCCGGCGGAGCGCGGCATCTCGGAGATGATGGTCGATCTCTATCGCAACTTCGGCAGAACGCTCGACGATGCGACGCTGTTCGCGTGGCACAAGATGCTGCTCTCGGGTGACAAGAAGATCAACGTCATCGGCGGCTATCGCAAGCACGAAGACCCAATGCAGGTCATCTCAGGTCCCGACTACAAGCGCACGGTGCATTTCGAGGCCCCGCCGTCATCGCGCATGACGAAAGAAATGACGCGCTTCAATGCGTGGTTCAACGACACGGCTCCGAACGGCAAGACGCCGCTGCCCGCGCTCACTCGCGCCGGGATCGCGCATCTGTATTTCGTATGCATTCACCCGTTTGAAGACGGCAACGGGCGCATAGGCCGCGCCTTGGCAGAAAAATCACTCGCCCAGAATCTCAATCAGCCCAGCCTGATCGCGCTTGCCTATACCATCGAACGCAAGCGCAAGGACTACTACGCCGCGCTGGAGCGCAACAACAAGGAGCTGGAGATCACGGCTTGGCTGACATATTTCGCCAACACGATTCTTGAAGCGCAGCGCAACACGATTGCCCGCGTCGATTTCTTCGTCGGCAAGGCCAGATTCTACGAGAAATTCCGGGACCAGCTCAACGAGCGTCAGGACAAGGTCATCGCCCGCATGTTCAAAGAGGGCATCGACGGCTTCAAGGGCGGCCTCTCGGCAGAGAACTACATCACCATCAGCAAAGCCTCACGCGCCACCGCGACGCGCGACCTGCAAGACCTCGTCGAGAAAGGCGCGCTCACCAAGACGGGCGAACTGCGGCACACGCGGTATTTCCTCAATCTAGCGGACAAAGGCGCATCGTGA
- a CDS encoding DUF4365 domain-containing protein gives MSKNITPSQLLGEIGEAAVRLRFLTMGFQFDGRSRLEAGVDGIAEVMDRGRPLARMIAVQVKATDSGRYTSETDAGFSYLMRPEDLDYWRGSNLPIIIVLYRKSDDTFFWKEVGNQIKDEERRLQFDKAQDVLDVNAVERLAALTVPKAGFGYYVPPIGGGEEALVNILPVTLPSEVFVSSTPHTPKKAAAILLDGDAPRFDWAIKGGTFWSFSDPRETVCRDIVDLDQVEAIDTSSLAFHEDQDEQNNFAFLLRKTLDHQVRNELRWNKERKLFYVRALAENTTRTFAYEASKKRTSTDVVNAVMNKTDKTKVDFVRHHAFVPRFELLYDQWYLVINPTYFFTTNGFIPHSYPAALLAGKKRMDNSASLRGQVVMWHRFLSQADRDESNLFGQASTEPRLRFGEPPVVALATRVPEDVWGSQKKAASEPDDGQERMFA, from the coding sequence ATGTCCAAGAATATTACCCCTAGCCAGCTGCTTGGGGAGATCGGCGAGGCGGCAGTCCGTCTGCGCTTTCTCACCATGGGCTTTCAATTCGACGGCCGCTCACGCCTCGAAGCGGGCGTCGATGGCATTGCCGAAGTCATGGACCGGGGACGACCTCTCGCCCGAATGATCGCGGTACAGGTCAAAGCGACGGACTCGGGACGGTACACGTCCGAGACCGATGCAGGCTTTTCCTACCTGATGCGTCCTGAAGACCTCGACTACTGGCGAGGCTCCAACCTTCCCATCATCATCGTCCTCTACCGGAAGTCGGACGACACCTTCTTTTGGAAGGAAGTCGGCAACCAGATCAAAGATGAAGAACGTCGGCTTCAGTTCGACAAGGCGCAGGATGTTCTGGACGTGAATGCCGTAGAGCGGCTTGCCGCGTTGACGGTGCCGAAAGCAGGATTCGGTTACTACGTTCCACCCATCGGCGGCGGTGAAGAAGCACTGGTCAACATACTGCCTGTCACACTTCCGAGCGAAGTGTTCGTATCCTCGACTCCGCACACTCCCAAAAAAGCTGCTGCGATCCTTCTCGACGGTGATGCGCCGCGATTTGATTGGGCCATCAAGGGCGGCACATTCTGGTCATTCAGCGACCCTCGCGAGACGGTTTGCAGAGATATCGTCGACCTAGATCAAGTCGAAGCTATCGATACGTCCTCTCTCGCATTCCATGAGGATCAGGACGAACAAAACAACTTCGCTTTTCTGCTGCGCAAGACGCTGGATCATCAGGTCCGGAACGAATTGCGCTGGAACAAGGAGCGCAAGCTATTTTACGTGCGGGCGTTAGCCGAAAACACGACGCGCACATTCGCATACGAGGCGTCCAAGAAGCGCACATCAACCGATGTCGTCAATGCGGTCATGAACAAGACCGACAAGACCAAGGTCGATTTCGTTCGTCACCACGCGTTCGTGCCGCGCTTCGAGCTGCTTTACGACCAATGGTATCTAGTGATCAACCCGACCTACTTCTTCACGACCAACGGCTTCATCCCGCATTCGTATCCGGCAGCTCTCCTTGCGGGCAAAAAGCGGATGGACAACAGCGCATCGCTTCGGGGCCAGGTCGTGATGTGGCATCGCTTCCTGAGTCAGGCGGATCGCGATGAAAGCAATCTGTTTGGTCAAGCATCGACCGAACCGCGCCTGCGGTTCGGCGAGCCCCCCGTCGTCGCTCTTGCAACGCGCGTCCCGGAAGACGTTTGGGGTTCGCAGAAAAAAGCTGCCTCCGAACCTGACGACGGACAGGAGCGGATGTTCGCATGA